The DNA sequence TCATACTGCCACTTTGCTCGCAACGACCCCAACCACCAATGCTTCGGCGTCAAGGTTCTCCGGAACTCGTGGCGGCAGTGCGTGCCTTGTGATGACTGCGCAGCTGCATGGCAGGCTATGGAAATACAGGGGCAGCACGACTACCAGGGCGGCCAGCATATGCCTAGTCAGGGTTCTCAGCAGTCAGGTTCTTGAACAGGTACTTCAGTTTGGTAATGGCGGTGGGTGGGAAGACGAGTAACCATACTCTAAGCTAGTCTAGCTAAGGGGGGAGGGCTACGTCTGGGAGGTCAGCCGGTTACGGTTCATCGTGTGTTCCTTTATATATATGTACGTAGTTAAATCATTTCGGGGCTTGCTCTAGACCCGGCACATATGCGAGCCGTGCAGGCCCGTGACCCgggtcgtcgaggatctcgtgCGGTTACACATCAACGATAGCTAGAAATCTTGCCACGGGGGTTTTCCCGATTGCAAACACGTAAAAACTGGGCCATGTGGAACGGACCTGTCAGGTCTGGAGAGTGTGTGTCCCCTGCTGTGCTTCGGCTCCCAAGCATGGAGTCATCATCGGTGCCCAGTAGAGCCAGGAGCGCGGTGGTTGGCCCGCGGGAGGAGAGACCTGCGGCCCGGCCTGTGTTACGATGCCGGCATGAGAGAGCTAGGAACCGTGTGGGAACGGGTTTGCATTCAGCCTTTGAAAGGGGTAACGTCTGTGGTGCATCCTCATCTGGGGTGTGACCTGGAGATGGGGGTTCCAAGCACAGACCGTGGGTTCCCAAGATGTAGTTTCGTATCAACATGATGGATCCTGTCGTCGTATGATGTCGAGTCCCAGTAAAAAAGCGATAGTACAAGCTGATAGATCCATGCTAAAGCAAAGCATTGTAACTTCCCGTCAGCTCATATATCCCCTGACCACCACATGGCGAGCAACAACGAGATCAAAGATGCTCCAGGTGGCCTCACACTCCACAAAGCTCACAGCAGCGGAGAAATAGATCGGACAAGCTAGGTGATTGCACTGCACACGAGGCACCAAAAGGAAGGGGGGCTCAAGTTGGGAAAATCTACAGCTTGACTTGGACGCTCGGAGGCAACTCGGCTAGTCAATCCATGTTTGTGGCGCCCTCCACGACACCGACGACGTTGTACCGCTTGGAGAAGAACGTGACCCAGTCGTTGAGGACTCCCTTTTCCTTATCATCCAGATCCTGCCAGTCTGGGCGCGCGTCCTCGGGCTTGGTCGAGGTCTTTCCCAGCGCCCTCGAGGCGTCCTTGCCAGCAAAGACTAGAGTAGCAGTGTTAGCGAATTCGGGTCATGTCGACTCATAGGAGACGCAGAGAATTACCGTTGTATGATCCTCCTGGCTGGTAAGCCTTGTTGCCCGTGACATCGTAGACCTTGCCCTAATTCATTCCAGATGGTTCAGCCGTGTTCCTTGGAGAGGACGAGTTGTACGGTGCATGCGTCTTGACATACCTTGATGGCCACGTAGCACTTGCCTCCATCTCTGCCTGTCGTCGAGTTAGCTCAAGTTTAACATTTGCAGAGGGTTCAATGAGGTTGGAGACTCCTCATCATGGCGGGGGACATGGCCGTACCGTCAGCTGCGGCAAGCTCCTCCGGAGAGATGGGATCGTCCTTGGGGGGATCCAGGTTCACGGGGACCTTGGGCTCGAACTTTccagacatggtgatgagcgTAGAGAATGAACAAGATGATTGAGTGAATGGGTTGTGAGtgaggacaagaagagagagagtgTGAGAGCTTTAAAGATTCCGTCATATGCCATCGTTTGGGCTCTGTTTCCCCCGGGCCCCCACCAAAAGGATCGCTAACTACAGGGCTCCCCTCCCGCCTTCCAAGGTCCAAAGAGCCTCGGCCACAGCGTCCGTTAGTGCTTGCCTGATTGGAAACGCACGAGCCAGCATTCGCCGAGGTTGGCCCGTGCGCAGCCGTCATGGCCAGATGGATCCATTAGACGACTTGCAGCTTTTCATGGTTTACGACATCACCAAAAACCTCGCCCCTCATCATACGTGGGATTGCCCCCCGACCATCGCCTGTCCATTGCTTTCCGTAGCAGGCCAGCCATGTCGGTCTCGGCCGTCGCCTCGCTGAGGCCCCTTCGTGGGAGATGCCTGCAGCATGCGACTTCGGGTCTACTCTCCGTCCACCTCCGGTCGCGCTCCGTCAACCTCAGCTTCCGCGCCGTCATCCCGCTCCGGCCGGACCAGCGCCGATTCCAGACCACCGGCCCGAAGGCCAATGCGTCCGCCGATGGCTCtgacaaggagctcgaggccaagaggaaCCAGCTGCCCAAGAAGAGCCAgccgcctcagcctcagaTCACCTTTCGCCAATTCGCCGGCCGTGCCCTCGGTGCTGGTCTGCGCAGTCTAGTCGTGGCCATGAGCCCGACAGGTATCAAGACAGCATTTCGCCAGAGTCCCGGAGCTACAACGCTGGGATTGTTCATGTAAGTGACTTATATACCCCCGTCTTCATGCGCCACTAACAGAAAACAAAGACTCGGCGTCGTCTCCGTCATCGCCGGCTATACTGTCTACCTCTACTTCACCTACTTCTACCACTACCAATTCACGAGATACCCCAAGCCCATCGCCAACTCCCTGCGACGCGCCCTGTACTATACCAACATTAGCCCCGATGCCGAGCTCGCTCTCAAATACTACAAGCGCGCCATGGAGCAGTGCGCCGAGCATGGCCTGGATCCCTTCTCCGACGAGGTTCTCGGCATTCGTCTGCAGACTGCCCACTGGCTCCAGCTGATTACAAACTATACCGGATCTCTGCAGGTCTTGGAGGGCGTTTTGGCCGACTGCAACAAGTGGATTAGTGTAATGGAGCACTCTGTCAAGGATGGCCGAGTCAGCGATGAGGGCAGACTTCTCAAGGCACCATCGGAGACCGCTGATGCCGCTGAGACCGCTGTCGCCGCCGATGATGCTACCCCTGGTACTGAATCAGAGAACAAGGACGAAGACTTTGTGCCGGAGAGCCTCTGGCATAAGCGTCAACGACTGCTCACCAAGACTGTTGGAATCGCCATCAAGCTCGGAGAGCTTTACGCTGACGAACATGTCCTCGAACCCGACAACTCGCAAAAGCACCTCATCTGGGCCGTCGAGACCGCCCTCAAGGAGTACCGTCGCCGCAAGGACGACGGCGTAAAGCCTGGTGAGGGTGACTGGCTCAACCCGGAGCAGATGGGCGGCGCCATGGAGTCTCTGGGCCGCGACTACGAGCGCAAGTCCCAGTTCCACCTCGCCAtccccctcttcttccaggcCCTCCGCCTCTGCGAGGTCCCCTGCCACCGCGCTGTCATCATGAACAACCTCGCCGCCAGCTTCGCCCAGCACCCTATCTTCGTCCCCGTCAGCGCCGGCGAGACGTCGGATGTGATCAAGGAGCTGCACGACCCGGCCATGCCTGCCACGAGGAAGGAGTGCCTTGAGGCCGCTCAGAACTGGGCCAAGAATGCCTACGTCCATGCCAAGGATGTGACGGGCAGTGAACGCACACCCGAGTGTGATGAGGCCTGTGCCGTCGCCCTCTGCAACTGGGGCGACGTTGCTGCTATGCTGGGCAACGGTGAGCTGGCTCGCAAGAAGTACAACCAGTGTATTGACATGGCGACCAAGCTTGACTTTCCTCAAGCCGCCAAGCAGGCTCGTTCTGGGCTGGCCAAGCTGACCTCAAAATAAGGTCAGTGTGTATATAAAAGGGCAACGTCTCACTTGGATTGGATATATCAACTGGTGATGGGACAGGAACTGTGTCCATGAATGTAATGGACTAAACCAATGTAAAATAGAAAGAATTGCACAATTGCATCATATCCAACTCCATGTCGAACCTCACAGTTTATACAGAACCAATGTGAGGCTATACTGCAGCTCACAAAGTGTTGATATCATGAATACATTGTCTGTATAGCAGTACTAGAGACAAATACCAGCTTTCTGCTGGTCAATCCCAGGCTCCCAGCCATTCTCTACTGCTTTCTCAAATACCATAACAATCCCAGACCTAAGCTCCTTGCAAATGATGAATCCCTTTCCATACCGATGCGCCCGACTCCGTGATGCCATTCCCATCCTGTCCGAACCCGGGTCCCAGTTTCAACATCTACGCCATCTTCTGCCTCTTTGAATCCACACCATTCACCGTAGAAGCGCCTGCCGATCCACTGCCGTTCGCAGGGAGATCAGCCAAAGGAGGTCTTCCGTCAGCAGGCGCCGGTCGTTTTATCGTTGGTGGTCGGTACGATCCTCGGTTAGCCAAGGGACTACCCGAGCCACCTGGTGCACCAATTCGTCGAGTATGATCTAGCGAAGGGTTCACGACATTTCCCCGGGAGCTCTGAGAGCTCGGCATGGATGGGCGCACAGGGGTGAAGCTGCTCGTGTTGGAATGGGGCGCACGGCTCGCCTGGCTGCTAGATGGGGGAACGTGCTGACCGTTCCTTCCGACAGGCTTGGATGAGTTGTGGTCGATACCTGGAGTCTTCCGGATGGACGGGCTTTCTGCTTTGGGGTTGAAGGCTTGTTGGCCATGTGGTACCGCAAGGCGAGCATTAGTCGACCCTTGCAGCGTAGACTCGGGGAGCTGGTTGACGGCCTTGGCAGAAAAGAACCCTACAGTTTCGGGGATGTTTTGAGGCGCGTTGGGTGGCGGTCGAGGGTTTCCGTTCTGGTTCGGAGTTGTTCGACCGCTAACTCCAGGCTGGGGACGGTTTGAAAATCCGGCTGGACCTCCGTTCGAGGCGTCAGGGCGTTGGTGCCCTTGGTTCGGGGTCTGCGGTGGGCGGCTCGCAGGTCCAGCAGAAATCGACCTGTTAGGTTGCTGCTGAATTCGTTGAGGCGCATTGTTTGACGTCGGATTTGACGCTGAGTTCGATGTCGAGTTCGATGTTGAACCCTGGCCCAAGATCGTTGTGGACAACATGATTTCGTCCGGGTGCCCATCTTCTGGCACGCAGaagtcggcctcgtcgagctcTACAGATATTCAGCCTCGATTTCCTCAAAACCATCCGAGGACAGTATACCTCCGAGATAATCATCAAATGACTCCGACATGGGGAGCGCGGGCTCGGTCTTGACGATTGTCGTCGTAGGAGCCGCAGGGGGGGCAGGTGCCACGGGCTCGATCTTTGGAGCATCGCGCTTGATAAAGTCTGAGTGACGATGAAGGTTGTCTTGGTCAAACTTCTTGACCGGCTCAGCCTTCACTTTTGTGACTTGCTTCACATAGTCCTTGTCGTAGATGCAGTTGCCCAGGACGTTGCCAAAGTTTCTCAGGGCGCGCTTCAGTCCATCGGTTGTACCCTCCTTCTTAGCCTTTTCAAAGGCCATCGCCTTTCCCTTTGCATTCTCAATCGATCCGTACCCGATGTCTTCGTGGTA is a window from the Fusarium keratoplasticum isolate Fu6.1 chromosome 5, whole genome shotgun sequence genome containing:
- a CDS encoding Cytochrome b5 heme-binding domain-containing protein translates to MSGKFEPKVPVNLDPPKDDPISPEELAAADGRDGGKCYVAIKGKVYDVTGNKAYQPGGSYNVFAGKDASRALGKTSTKPEDARPDWQDLDDKEKGVLNDWVTFFSKRYNVVGVVEGATNMD